Proteins encoded within one genomic window of Lentisphaera araneosa HTCC2155:
- a CDS encoding HlyD family type I secretion periplasmic adaptor subunit: MDKKEIAKLQPGDEKFISDLNAAIMHKNKKLPFLVLGAMGIFVIFIIVWSHFSEIEIITRGMGKAVPSKEIQTIQNLEGGIISKMNAKEGQSVKQGELLIKLDNSKYLSAFKEMEADRRSTKCNLTRLYAEYKNLPTLDFSDELKMDELLCKTQSNLFEARRKQYSSRISGYEVKIKHLKVELFEQELSLVRLRAEMNQAEPEFKDFKTVNENMVALETRLYETRKKIYEAQKTSIKSNQNILRKELEQTRDLEKNGAASMVEVLRLERQVMDMESALQSLESTRLRDITMSIESRKQSKVKLEGLLVDSESARSQFEADWFNEIASSIADYEAKLSAVKEKISSLRDTVDRTEIKSPVDGVINEVFQRNEGGVVSPGQPILEIIPDDEKLVVEGMVSPQEVAFLRKGMPVIVKITAYDYSVYGGLDGELVHISADTHTDESTGAPFYKVLVETEKNYLMEENNKVIPGMTAQLDILTGKRSVLNYFISPIYNAQSTVFTER; the protein is encoded by the coding sequence ATGGATAAAAAAGAAATTGCTAAATTGCAGCCTGGTGATGAGAAGTTTATTTCTGATCTTAATGCTGCTATAATGCATAAAAACAAGAAGCTTCCTTTTCTCGTTTTGGGAGCTATGGGCATTTTTGTTATATTTATCATTGTATGGTCTCATTTTTCAGAAATAGAGATTATTACTCGTGGTATGGGCAAGGCCGTGCCATCGAAAGAGATTCAAACGATTCAAAACTTAGAGGGTGGTATCATTTCTAAGATGAATGCGAAAGAAGGTCAATCAGTCAAGCAGGGTGAGTTATTAATTAAGCTTGATAATAGTAAGTATTTGTCTGCTTTTAAAGAGATGGAAGCTGACCGTCGTTCAACTAAATGTAATTTAACTCGTTTGTACGCAGAGTATAAAAACTTGCCTACACTTGATTTTTCTGATGAATTAAAAATGGATGAACTCTTGTGTAAAACCCAAAGTAATTTATTTGAAGCTCGTCGTAAGCAGTATTCTTCGCGCATATCAGGTTATGAGGTGAAAATCAAGCATTTAAAAGTTGAGCTTTTTGAACAAGAACTTTCGCTTGTGCGCTTGAGAGCTGAGATGAATCAAGCGGAACCTGAATTTAAAGACTTCAAAACCGTTAATGAAAATATGGTGGCTTTAGAAACACGCCTATATGAAACTCGTAAAAAGATCTATGAAGCACAGAAGACGTCGATTAAATCGAATCAAAATATATTGAGAAAAGAACTTGAGCAGACCCGTGATTTGGAGAAAAATGGCGCCGCTTCTATGGTTGAAGTTCTACGTCTTGAAAGGCAGGTAATGGATATGGAAAGTGCCTTGCAGTCTTTAGAGTCGACACGTTTGCGAGATATCACCATGAGTATAGAGAGTCGTAAACAAAGTAAAGTTAAGTTAGAGGGGCTTTTGGTCGATAGTGAATCAGCACGGAGTCAATTTGAAGCTGATTGGTTTAATGAGATCGCATCAAGTATTGCTGATTACGAGGCAAAGTTGAGTGCAGTGAAAGAAAAAATATCTTCCTTGCGGGATACAGTTGATCGTACTGAAATCAAATCTCCTGTCGACGGGGTGATTAATGAAGTTTTCCAAAGGAATGAAGGTGGTGTCGTTAGTCCTGGGCAGCCAATTTTGGAGATTATTCCCGATGATGAAAAGCTTGTGGTAGAAGGTATGGTTTCTCCTCAAGAAGTTGCATTCTTAAGAAAAGGTATGCCTGTTATCGTGAAAATAACCGCCTACGATTACTCTGTGTATGGTGGCTTGGATGGTGAGCTTGTTCACATTTCTGCTGACACTCACACAGACGAAAGCACGGGTGCACCATTCTATAAAGTCCTCGTTGAGACCGAAAAGAACTACTTAATGGAAGAAAATAACAAAGTTATTCCAGGAATGACGGCTCAGTTAGATATTTTGACGGGAAAACGTTCAGTCTTGAACTATTTTATCTCTCCCATTTATAATGCACAAAGCACGGTATTTACTGAACGATGA